GGCTCACCCGCGGGCTCAGCGCAGGGTGAGGCCCAGAGCAGAAGCTTGTGGAAGTGCTGGTGCGCAGATGGGAGTGGGGTTCGGTGGGGGCGGATGGAGACAGGGGTGGACGCCTGCCTGGAGGAAGCACCCGCTTCCAGGGCATCAGGCCGGTGACCTTGGAGCTCTCCTGGCCTCCTCTCTCCCGTCCTGGGGCTCTTCTGCTGCTGTCTGCAGGGCCCCCACTAGGTGAGGGTCCCGAAGGCCCTTCCCTTGGGCACAAGTTTAGAGAGCTCCAGAAACTCAGTGGTCAAGTTGAATCATAGTTTAAAGCAGTCGTTTAAAAGTCAAACTTCCTGCAAatcccaggagaaatgaaatcaCAACCATTTAAATGAAGACCCGTCAGGTCCAGCGCGGTGCAGAGCCCTagtgagcagaggcagaaggcagCGTGCTCAGCACCGCTCATCGGGCCCCTGGGAAACTGTCCGCCTAGCTTGTCTGCCAGTGGTGGGGACCCCGGATCCTGGGGATACTGCCCTGGAACCCCAGTCATCTCCATGCTGAGAAGGGCTCCCCCTCTATTTTGTGCCTGAGGCCAGCACCCCCCTGCCTCACCCTGGTCCCACCTCCCCCATGTTCACCGCCAATGACAGAAGCCCTTCCTGCTCTTCTGTGCTCAGAGGGCCCAGAGACCCGAGCCCCCCTGCCACGCGGAGTCCCGCTTGCTGGAGCAGATCCAGTCCTGGGACCTGGACCCGAAGCTCCACTATGGGGTTACCTGCTTTCTCTCCTGGAGCCCCTGCACTGACTGTGCGCAGGACATGGCTCAGTTCCTGAAGGAGAACAGCCACGTGAGCCTGAGCCTCTTCGCCTCCCGCCTCTATACCCTCGGACACTATGACGAGGGCTTGCGCACCCTGAAGAGGGCTGGGGCCAGCATAGCCATCATGACCTCCAGGGGTCAGTGTGGGCctccccggggggtgggggggggcagagggcagagagaggcccgacgggggcggggggctgctatagggggggtgggcaggagtaGCGTCCCTGGCGGTAGCCCCTGTTGGCCGCCTGCAGAGGGGAGGCTAGAGCCTGGACAGCACAGGACAGCAGGGTCGGTGGGAAGAGAGCCGTCAGGGCAGGACAGGTGTCTCCGCAAGGGGAGGGAGAATGGTGGGCCGACATGGCAGAGAGACTTGGGGCTTCCAGGAAGAAGGGAAGTCAGGCT
The sequence above is drawn from the Neomonachus schauinslandi chromosome 5, ASM220157v2, whole genome shotgun sequence genome and encodes:
- the LOC123324891 gene encoding DNA dC->dU-editing enzyme APOBEC-3G-like, with translation CHAESRLLEQIQSWDLDPKLHYGVTCFLSWSPCTDCAQDMAQFLKENSHVSLSLFASRLYTLGHYDEGLRTLKRAGASIAIMTSREFEHCWNAFVHHKGNRFQPWPGLDTESQKFSEKLQGILRVRFLPPSL